The Desulfobacterales bacterium genome includes a window with the following:
- a CDS encoding methyl-accepting chemotaxis protein, translated as MDGGKKIKYFLYKKFTSQNFKKIIQQNIFFNRVLKNFTQTPDSFLNSLPEDKKISVEQPTSIKILENITTLELSLESFSQNAEPHFIMLSESLQSIYFNASELIKKIKNTINYITKESEKNLLTGIEKTVNSALTQLESSQNQVKNNLSCINKIDEKIFQLYRICEVIEKTALFFNVIGLNINIECASNAKTKEMFIIVAHEIKNFSDKLINIIESIRNDAAKAKEAQSYASNEIVKEFENLKPIAELGKNTLENATTEIKQIISVFINSLDKAEKHSQNISRQISEVVIGIQFHDNMSQRISHIIKALNDTKSLYQETNTENFDAIYYILTIQEAQLKRLIKELNSIYEKQTTAFQEIHAEVESLSNSISDSTPTKETKHKEKDFFSSLISALLNSDEILNQAWNITEKMRQIAFSANEASKNLGKHIKSIDKLAFQTHIIGLNAIIKAGHIGKKGVTLYTLAQNIGRVSNDINKFVADVHNIIKNIIELIEKIQSDKNDESSLSQLSINSQINEISITYSKFKQNSLEVLSYSDNIKINILDTGKKLEFLSSLEKELSVHQEKMRSLINILKPFISKEAINYEHGADSLPDLLKRYTMQEERDIHQEIFKKDNDDNIELFEDINLDNDVELFDNDDSQTFASNENKNTEDDFGDNVELF; from the coding sequence ATGGATGGGGGAAAAAAAATAAAATATTTTTTATATAAAAAATTTACATCCCAAAATTTCAAAAAAATTATACAACAAAATATTTTTTTTAATCGGGTGTTAAAAAATTTTACACAAACCCCAGATTCTTTTTTAAATTCACTCCCAGAAGATAAAAAAATTTCTGTTGAGCAGCCGACTTCGATTAAAATTCTTGAAAATATAACAACTCTCGAATTATCATTAGAATCTTTCAGCCAAAATGCTGAGCCTCACTTTATAATGCTGTCTGAATCACTTCAATCAATATATTTCAACGCTTCTGAACTAATCAAAAAAATAAAAAATACAATTAACTATATAACAAAAGAATCTGAAAAAAATTTGCTTACAGGTATTGAAAAAACTGTTAATTCAGCATTAACACAACTTGAAAGCTCTCAAAATCAAGTTAAAAATAATTTAAGCTGCATCAATAAAATCGATGAAAAAATTTTTCAGCTTTATCGTATCTGTGAAGTTATCGAAAAAACAGCATTATTTTTTAATGTAATTGGTTTGAATATCAATATTGAGTGCGCCTCTAATGCAAAAACAAAAGAAATGTTTATTATAGTTGCTCACGAAATTAAAAATTTTTCCGATAAACTTATAAACATAATTGAAAGCATCCGAAATGATGCTGCAAAAGCTAAAGAAGCCCAATCCTATGCCAGCAATGAAATAGTTAAAGAATTCGAAAACCTAAAACCTATAGCTGAATTAGGAAAAAATACACTTGAAAATGCAACAACGGAAATAAAACAAATTATAAGTGTATTTATTAATTCTCTTGATAAAGCGGAAAAACATTCCCAAAATATATCTCGGCAGATAAGTGAAGTTGTAATCGGCATCCAATTTCATGATAATATGAGCCAGAGAATATCTCATATTATTAAAGCTTTAAATGACACAAAATCTTTATATCAAGAAACAAATACTGAAAATTTTGATGCTATTTATTATATTTTAACCATTCAAGAAGCTCAACTAAAGAGGTTAATAAAAGAATTAAATTCGATTTATGAGAAACAAACAACAGCTTTTCAAGAAATTCATGCTGAAGTTGAAAGTCTTTCAAACAGTATTTCAGATTCTACTCCTACAAAAGAAACAAAACATAAAGAAAAAGACTTCTTTTCAAGTCTTATATCAGCTCTCTTAAACTCGGATGAAATTCTTAATCAGGCTTGGAACATTACAGAGAAAATGAGACAAATAGCATTTTCTGCAAATGAGGCATCTAAGAATCTGGGAAAACACATAAAAAGTATAGATAAATTAGCTTTTCAAACCCATATTATCGGATTAAATGCCATCATAAAAGCCGGACATATCGGTAAAAAAGGGGTTACATTATACACGCTCGCTCAAAATATAGGACGTGTTTCCAATGATATAAATAAGTTTGTAGCAGATGTTCACAATATTATTAAAAATATTATTGAATTAATAGAAAAAATTCAATCCGACAAAAACGATGAGTCATCTCTTTCACAGCTATCAATCAATTCCCAAATAAATGAAATTTCTATTACTTATTCTAAGTTTAAACAAAATTCTTTAGAAGTTTTAAGTTATTCAGATAATATTAAAATTAATATTTTGGATACAGGTAAAAAACTTGAATTCCTTAGTTCTTTAGAAAAAGAATTATCAGTTCATCAAGAAAAAATGAGATCCTTGATAAATATATTAAAACCGTTTATTTCGAAGGAGGCTATTAATTATGAACATGGTGCAGATAGTCTGCCCGATTTATTGAAAAGATATACAATGCAAGAAGAGCGAGACATTCATCAAGAAATTTTTAAAAAAGATAATGATGATAATATAGAACTTTTTGAAGATATTAATTTAGACAATGATGTTGAACTTTTTGATAACGACGATTCTCAGACCTTCGCATCAAATGAAAATAAAAACACAGAAGATGATTTTGGCGATAATGTGGAACTTTTTTAG
- a CDS encoding triose-phosphate isomerase → MKNRRPLIAGNWKMYKTIPEAVQTAKTLLDIVKYEKDTDIMIAPTFTALSSVNTIIQDSNIGLGAQNIFWETEGAYTGEISPDMLLSAGCKYVIIGHSERRQYFNETDETVNKKIKAALQAELIPVFCIGETENERKLKKTFSVLDNQIKKGLKDFSTNDVNNLVIAYEPVWAIGTGLTATKEQAQEAHNYIRNLLNELFGKDIANGLRILYGGSVKPNNIKSLMEMEDIDGALVGGASLDAESFAKIIKFNKN, encoded by the coding sequence ATGAAAAATCGCAGACCTCTAATAGCTGGAAACTGGAAAATGTATAAAACTATACCTGAAGCAGTTCAAACAGCGAAAACTCTTTTAGATATAGTTAAATACGAAAAAGATACAGATATCATGATTGCTCCAACATTTACAGCTCTTTCAAGTGTTAATACCATTATTCAGGATTCTAATATTGGACTTGGAGCTCAAAATATTTTTTGGGAAACAGAAGGTGCTTATACTGGTGAAATTTCTCCAGATATGTTACTTTCAGCAGGTTGCAAATATGTTATCATTGGACATTCAGAAAGACGCCAATATTTTAATGAAACCGATGAAACTGTTAATAAAAAAATAAAAGCCGCCTTACAAGCTGAATTAATACCTGTTTTTTGTATTGGAGAAACTGAAAATGAAAGAAAATTAAAAAAAACATTTTCAGTTCTTGACAATCAGATAAAAAAAGGGTTAAAAGACTTTTCTACAAACGATGTTAATAATTTAGTAATCGCTTATGAACCTGTATGGGCAATTGGAACCGGATTAACAGCGACAAAAGAACAAGCTCAAGAAGCTCATAACTATATAAGAAATTTATTAAACGAGTTATTTGGTAAAGATATAGCTAATGGTCTTAGAATCCTTTATGGCGGCAGTGTTAAACCAAATAATATTAAAAGTTTAATGGAAATGGAAGATATTGATGGAGCTTTAGTAGGTGGTGCAAGTTTAGATGCGGAAAGTTTCGCAAAAATAATAAAATTTAACAAAAATTAA
- a CDS encoding nucleoside 2-deoxyribosyltransferase encodes METNKKIYVYCSGPLFCPEEIGGMKAISDVLENAGYGTFLPHRDGLEAFVLKHTNSKANLDFFGLKKIIDKAIFSLDVYQIVKRCEYFVFNMNGRVPDEGGVAETAIAFSVGKPIVIYKNDFRSAFNGMDNSMVTGLSFSAKISDIKQIPSHLEKTAKTLSKLGEMSYCENTMPPMLRQTIKLGETLWTTLKVIDMRKNKENLVSELAYKVSEACKNFPELFCS; translated from the coding sequence ATGGAAACCAATAAAAAAATATATGTTTATTGCTCAGGACCTCTTTTTTGTCCTGAAGAAATAGGTGGAATGAAAGCCATTTCCGATGTATTAGAAAATGCAGGGTATGGAACTTTCCTACCTCATCGTGACGGACTTGAGGCTTTTGTACTCAAACACACAAATTCAAAGGCAAATCTAGATTTTTTTGGGTTAAAAAAAATTATTGATAAAGCAATTTTTTCCTTAGACGTTTATCAAATTGTTAAGCGCTGTGAATACTTTGTTTTTAATATGAACGGCCGGGTTCCAGATGAAGGCGGGGTTGCTGAAACTGCGATAGCTTTTTCTGTAGGCAAACCAATTGTTATTTATAAAAACGATTTTCGCTCAGCTTTCAATGGTATGGATAATTCTATGGTTACTGGACTATCATTTTCAGCAAAAATTTCTGATATTAAACAAATCCCTTCACACTTAGAAAAAACTGCCAAAACTCTGTCAAAATTGGGGGAAATGAGCTATTGCGAAAACACAATGCCTCCTATGTTACGCCAGACCATTAAATTAGGAGAAACTCTATGGACAACATTAAAAGTAATTGATATGCGTAAAAATAAAGAAAATTTAGTATCGGAATTAGCCTATAAAGTATCTGAAGCTTGTAAAAATTTTCCAGAGCTATTTTGTTCTTGA
- a CDS encoding response regulator — translation MSKESKTILVVDDNSVIRKIIRHELESAGYNVFEASDGIMALMEVSKIMPDLITFDIDMPKLNGFETCKRLYDKSSKRYISKNNGENIPVIFVTSNDTLDDRRIGFQIGATDFISKPFKEGELLEAVNKILNPNERFKDLSAIVLENNQIDRATIVSILKRESLNVIESLDCSSAYDIISKEPSKIDIVITNLMMPDMNGDVLCKKIRKDLEITDIPIIILTTVDNNFMSLSLFKAGATDYILKPFIKEEFATRITLHLERILLNKNLKKDINNRKRIESALRINEARLKSLYELSQVKIEDTRELVEYALEEAIKLTRSKVGYFHFFKENKSMIELFTWSKEVFDKCQVSKGHNYSLELAGIWADSIRLKKPVIHNDYQNIADKKGYPKGHFHVIRHMSVPVINKNEIIAVCGVGNKNEFYDESDILQLQLYMDGLIKILFRNQQEQSLKEAKEAAESANRSKSSFLANMSHEIRTPLNAIIGFSQLLQRDSMLTDSQKEYIHAINRGGEHLLALINDILELSKIEAGKSVINPTNFDLYTLLEDLQIIFKERTSSKLLQFAFEIEDELPRYVVTDESKLRQIFINLIGNAVKFTEEGGIAVRVRTHKTTADKYYLDVEIQDSGPGIPETEMNKLFKHFEQTSIGIKKGSGTGLGLALSREFIRLMGGDITVSSEFGKGTLFQFKIEIQIGQPVDAQNDNSQRIIGIDNGQKKYRILVVDDNEENLNIAVNLLQMVGFETNKSVNGKEAVTQFEKWNPHLILMDIRMPIMDGYEATKRIKSTEKSKQTPIIALTASVFEDERKKIIDIGMQGYIRKPFRENDLFHEIGKHLGIKYIYENQNLKPSALLKSQKENDYIDLDLTRIPKKLIFQMQDALDSANLDRLIEFIDTIDSSNVAIANRLKTLAQNYNYESLQDILYKKGENDERT, via the coding sequence ATGAGTAAAGAATCTAAAACAATTCTTGTTGTAGACGATAATTCGGTAATACGAAAAATTATACGTCATGAGCTTGAATCTGCTGGATATAATGTTTTTGAAGCAAGCGACGGAATAATGGCCCTGATGGAAGTTTCCAAAATAATGCCAGATCTTATTACCTTTGATATTGATATGCCTAAACTAAATGGTTTTGAAACCTGCAAAAGGCTTTATGACAAAAGCTCTAAAAGATACATTTCAAAAAATAATGGCGAAAATATTCCAGTTATTTTTGTAACATCAAATGATACTTTAGACGATAGAAGGATTGGATTTCAAATTGGAGCAACCGATTTCATAAGCAAACCTTTTAAAGAAGGAGAGCTTTTAGAGGCTGTCAATAAAATTTTAAACCCAAATGAACGATTCAAAGATTTAAGCGCTATAGTTTTAGAAAATAACCAAATAGACAGGGCTACTATTGTTTCTATTTTAAAAAGAGAAAGTCTAAATGTTATTGAATCCTTAGACTGTTCGTCTGCATACGATATTATTAGTAAAGAACCTAGTAAAATTGATATTGTTATTACAAACCTTATGATGCCGGATATGAACGGAGATGTATTATGCAAAAAAATACGAAAAGATCTTGAGATTACAGATATTCCTATAATTATTTTAACAACTGTAGATAATAATTTTATGTCTCTCAGTTTGTTTAAGGCCGGAGCTACTGATTATATTTTAAAACCCTTTATCAAGGAAGAATTTGCTACACGTATTACACTGCATCTTGAAAGAATACTTTTAAATAAAAACCTTAAAAAAGACATTAACAATCGTAAGCGTATAGAATCGGCGTTACGGATCAATGAAGCTCGCCTTAAATCCTTGTATGAATTAAGTCAAGTTAAAATTGAAGATACAAGAGAACTCGTTGAATATGCTCTCGAAGAAGCAATAAAACTAACCAGAAGCAAAGTCGGTTATTTTCATTTTTTCAAAGAAAATAAATCTATGATTGAATTGTTTACATGGTCAAAAGAGGTTTTCGATAAATGCCAAGTTTCAAAAGGTCACAATTATTCGTTAGAATTAGCAGGTATATGGGCAGATAGTATTCGACTAAAAAAACCAGTAATTCATAATGACTATCAAAATATAGCCGATAAGAAAGGATATCCTAAAGGCCATTTTCATGTTATCCGCCATATGAGTGTTCCTGTAATCAATAAAAATGAGATTATTGCAGTTTGTGGAGTCGGCAATAAAAATGAATTTTATGATGAAAGTGATATTTTACAATTACAACTTTACATGGATGGCCTTATAAAAATTCTTTTTCGCAATCAACAGGAACAGTCTCTCAAGGAAGCAAAAGAAGCAGCTGAATCAGCAAATCGTTCTAAAAGCTCATTTTTAGCAAACATGTCCCACGAGATTAGAACTCCTTTAAATGCTATTATTGGATTTTCTCAGCTTTTACAGCGAGACTCTATGCTCACCGATTCCCAAAAAGAATATATTCATGCTATCAATCGTGGAGGCGAACATCTGTTGGCGCTTATCAATGATATTCTCGAATTATCAAAAATAGAAGCCGGAAAATCTGTCATAAACCCAACAAACTTCGATTTATATACTCTGCTTGAAGACCTGCAAATTATATTTAAGGAACGAACCAGTTCTAAGCTTCTCCAATTTGCTTTTGAAATAGAAGATGAGCTTCCCCGCTATGTTGTAACAGACGAAAGTAAATTACGCCAGATTTTTATTAATCTAATAGGAAATGCTGTAAAATTTACCGAAGAAGGTGGAATTGCTGTAAGAGTGCGTACTCATAAAACAACTGCTGATAAATATTATTTGGATGTTGAAATTCAAGATTCAGGACCAGGCATTCCTGAAACAGAGATGAACAAACTTTTTAAACATTTCGAACAAACATCAATTGGAATAAAAAAAGGAAGCGGGACAGGCTTAGGACTTGCCTTAAGTAGAGAATTTATCAGATTAATGGGTGGAGATATTACTGTATCAAGCGAATTTGGAAAAGGAACTTTATTTCAGTTTAAAATCGAAATACAGATAGGTCAACCTGTAGATGCTCAAAACGATAATTCTCAGCGCATTATAGGTATAGATAACGGACAAAAAAAATATCGCATATTAGTTGTTGACGACAACGAAGAAAATTTAAATATAGCCGTTAATCTACTCCAAATGGTTGGATTTGAAACAAATAAATCGGTAAATGGAAAAGAAGCTGTAACACAATTTGAAAAGTGGAACCCCCATCTAATTTTAATGGATATACGCATGCCGATCATGGACGGCTATGAAGCAACTAAACGCATTAAATCTACCGAAAAGAGTAAACAAACTCCAATAATTGCCCTTACTGCCAGTGTATTCGAAGATGAAAGAAAAAAAATCATAGATATTGGAATGCAAGGGTATATTCGTAAACCATTCCGAGAAAATGATTTATTTCACGAGATAGGAAAACATCTTGGAATTAAATACATATACGAAAATCAAAATTTAAAACCTTCTGCATTGTTAAAATCACAAAAGGAAAATGATTATATCGATTTAGACCTTACAAGAATACCAAAAAAACTTATATTTCAGATGCAAGATGCGCTTGACAGCGCTAACTTAGATAGATTAATAGAATTTATTGATACGATTGATTCAAGTAACGTAGCAATTGCAAATCGACTCAAAACACTCGCTCAAAATTATAACTATGAATCCTTACAAGATATCTTATACAAAAAGGGGGAAAACGATGAAAGGACATGA
- a CDS encoding response regulator gives MKGHDIDILNKKTPNILIVDDTPANLTVLGDMLKYEGFQVRPVPNGKLALRAAEKEPPDLILLDIMMPDMDGYEVCLKLKENNNLKDIPIIFISALNDTKDIVKALTSGGVDYITKPFKFEEVKARVRTHLKIHQLQSELEKYNLHLQELVQEQIKEISESQMATIFALAKLAEYRDDDTGSHLDRVRIFCKMLALKLSESSPYKDQIDSKFIDDIYNTSSLHDIGKVGIPDNVLLKPSKLTPEEFEIIKQHTIVGARTMEETLKSYSKNSFIKMGIEVAMSHHEKWDGSGYPLGISGENIPLSGRITAVADVYDALRAKRIYKPAFTHEKSREIILNDSGKHFDPVIVKAFIEIEEDFNKIIDLYLSEELKQ, from the coding sequence ATGAAAGGACATGATATAGATATATTAAATAAAAAAACACCAAATATTCTTATTGTAGATGATACTCCGGCTAATTTAACAGTATTGGGAGATATGCTTAAATACGAAGGATTTCAAGTTAGGCCTGTTCCAAATGGAAAACTTGCATTGCGAGCCGCAGAAAAAGAGCCGCCAGATCTTATTCTTCTTGACATTATGATGCCTGACATGGATGGCTATGAAGTTTGTCTGAAGTTGAAAGAAAACAATAATCTAAAAGATATACCAATTATTTTTATTAGCGCTTTAAATGATACTAAGGACATTGTTAAAGCATTAACTTCTGGAGGAGTAGATTACATCACGAAACCATTTAAATTTGAAGAAGTCAAAGCACGTGTTCGCACACACCTTAAAATACATCAACTTCAAAGTGAGCTTGAAAAATATAACTTACATTTACAAGAATTGGTTCAAGAGCAAATTAAAGAAATTTCAGAGTCTCAAATGGCAACTATTTTTGCTTTAGCAAAATTAGCTGAGTATCGAGATGATGATACTGGAAGCCATTTAGATAGGGTAAGGATATTTTGCAAGATGTTAGCTTTAAAATTAAGTGAATCATCTCCCTATAAAGATCAAATTGATTCAAAATTTATCGATGATATTTATAACACCAGTTCCTTACATGACATCGGTAAAGTTGGAATACCTGACAATGTTCTTTTAAAACCATCAAAATTAACTCCCGAAGAATTTGAAATTATCAAGCAACATACTATTGTGGGAGCTCGAACAATGGAAGAAACTTTAAAATCATATTCCAAAAATAGTTTTATTAAAATGGGAATAGAAGTTGCCATGTCACATCATGAAAAATGGGATGGTAGCGGATACCCTCTTGGGATTTCTGGCGAAAATATTCCTCTTAGTGGGAGAATAACAGCAGTTGCTGATGTATATGATGCGTTAAGAGCTAAAAGAATTTATAAACCAGCCTTTACTCACGAAAAAAGTCGTGAAATTATATTAAACGATAGCGGAAAACATTTTGATCCTGTCATAGTCAAAGCTTTCATTGAAATCGAGGAAGATTTTAATAAAATAATAGACTTATATTTATCAGAAGAGCTTAAACAATGA
- a CDS encoding outer membrane protein transport protein, translating into MKTNIKKLKLGYFQQISKVILFLIICVLLSVPNLWASGFALYENSSSGAGVCGAFVAQADDTSAVFYNPAGMTQLDTFNVMTGFTSYTATNIIEFESGEKEKLKGSTIPVPELYMSYGLNDKIWLGLGIFSPFGLSSEYDSDWKGRYNFYYGKTVCIEYNPSIALKFDTFSIAFGVSYQTFEVELKQKIQPKTVIIKGIMASGLDQANALQLYEYQFAKVVDTLPDINQAVKADDNGWRYNIALLYKPCEKFSFGAHYRSKIKYNLEGDAAYSNVPQDPALMLSSNIYNSSLSGKIELPDILWVGAAYWFSEKLVAEFDVVRTGWSSYDKLEFNIKNGIGATVVNKNWDDVYCYRLGIKYQLSECLVGRIGYLFDECPIPESTVEYSMPASDRHMFTLGLGYTYKKITFDTHYAFITLANPKDILARPEDGIIEDSKVTDCYTHQLGFTISYNM; encoded by the coding sequence ATGAAAACTAACATTAAAAAGTTAAAACTTGGTTATTTTCAACAAATTAGCAAGGTAATTTTATTTTTAATTATCTGCGTATTACTTTCTGTTCCAAATTTATGGGCATCAGGTTTTGCATTGTATGAAAATAGTTCAAGTGGAGCTGGGGTTTGCGGTGCATTTGTTGCTCAAGCAGATGATACATCTGCAGTATTTTATAATCCCGCAGGCATGACTCAGCTTGACACTTTTAATGTGATGACAGGATTTACTTCTTATACAGCAACTAACATAATTGAATTCGAATCAGGTGAAAAAGAAAAATTAAAGGGCTCTACGATACCGGTTCCTGAGCTTTATATGAGCTACGGACTAAATGATAAAATATGGCTCGGCCTTGGGATATTTTCGCCATTTGGCCTTTCTAGCGAATATGATAGCGACTGGAAAGGACGATATAATTTTTATTATGGTAAAACCGTATGCATAGAATATAATCCAAGTATAGCCTTAAAATTTGATACTTTTTCTATAGCCTTTGGAGTATCCTATCAAACCTTTGAAGTTGAGCTAAAACAAAAAATTCAACCTAAAACTGTCATAATAAAAGGTATAATGGCTTCAGGCTTAGACCAAGCAAATGCTTTACAACTATATGAATATCAATTTGCAAAAGTTGTAGATACTCTCCCAGATATTAATCAAGCCGTAAAAGCTGATGACAACGGATGGAGATATAACATAGCTCTTCTTTATAAACCCTGCGAAAAATTTTCCTTTGGCGCTCATTATCGCTCAAAAATAAAATATAACTTGGAAGGCGATGCAGCTTATAGTAACGTCCCCCAAGATCCAGCTTTAATGCTATCATCAAATATTTATAATTCTTCTCTTTCAGGCAAGATAGAACTTCCAGATATTTTATGGGTAGGAGCGGCTTATTGGTTCTCAGAAAAATTAGTTGCAGAATTTGATGTTGTCAGAACAGGCTGGTCAAGCTATGATAAATTAGAATTTAATATTAAAAATGGTATAGGTGCTACCGTTGTTAATAAAAACTGGGATGATGTTTATTGTTACAGGCTTGGAATTAAATATCAGTTATCAGAATGTTTAGTCGGAAGAATTGGATATCTTTTTGACGAATGTCCTATACCTGAAAGTACTGTTGAATACTCAATGCCTGCCTCTGATAGGCATATGTTCACTTTAGGTCTTGGTTATACTTATAAAAAAATAACTTTTGATACACATTATGCTTTCATTACTTTAGCTAACCCAAAAGATATACTTGCAAGGCCAGAAGACGGAATCATAGAAGATTCAAAAGTTACTGATTGTTACACACATCAACTTGGATTTACCATTTCATACAATATGTAA
- the gap gene encoding type I glyceraldehyde-3-phosphate dehydrogenase codes for MTAKLGINGLGRIGRLVFRLALDNPNIEVVAFNDLANPKTLAHLLMYDSVHGRLNKKVEVNNDGIVVDGKQIAVTSIKEPEKIPWTKYGVNIVAECTGRFRDKATASKHIEAGAKKVIISAPATEPDITIVMGVNSDKYDPQKHHIISNASCTTNCLAPVAKVIHETFGGIERGLMTTIHSYTGDQRLLDFDHKDLRRARAAALSMIPTTTGAARAVAQVIPELKGKLNGLAIRVPTPNVSIVDIVVNVKKTGMTAEDVNAALKNASEGALSGILGYSDIPLVSSDFNGSRLSSIVDAELTHVIDNMVKVMSWYDNEMGYSQRMVDLAVLIGSKL; via the coding sequence GAATCGGAAGACTTGTTTTCAGATTAGCTTTAGACAATCCAAATATTGAAGTAGTAGCTTTTAATGACCTTGCCAATCCTAAAACTCTAGCGCATTTATTAATGTATGATTCAGTTCATGGACGGCTTAATAAAAAAGTAGAAGTAAATAATGATGGCATCGTAGTAGATGGAAAGCAAATAGCTGTTACGTCTATAAAAGAACCTGAAAAAATTCCATGGACAAAATACGGAGTAAATATAGTTGCAGAATGTACAGGTAGATTTAGAGATAAAGCCACAGCCTCAAAACATATTGAGGCTGGTGCAAAAAAAGTAATAATATCTGCTCCGGCTACTGAACCGGATATTACGATTGTAATGGGTGTTAATTCTGACAAATATGATCCTCAAAAACATCACATTATTTCAAATGCTTCCTGCACAACAAACTGTCTTGCACCAGTTGCAAAAGTAATACACGAAACTTTTGGAGGCATAGAAAGAGGTCTTATGACCACTATTCATTCTTATACTGGTGACCAAAGACTTCTTGATTTTGATCATAAAGATTTAAGAAGAGCAAGAGCTGCTGCACTTTCAATGATTCCGACAACTACAGGAGCAGCAAGAGCTGTTGCCCAAGTAATTCCAGAACTTAAAGGAAAACTTAATGGACTTGCCATAAGAGTACCTACACCCAATGTATCAATCGTTGATATTGTTGTTAATGTTAAAAAAACAGGCATGACTGCTGAAGACGTAAATGCCGCTTTAAAAAACGCTTCTGAAGGAGCTTTATCAGGAATATTAGGATATAGTGATATACCTCTCGTGTCTTCCGACTTTAATGGCTCAAGACTCTCTTCGATCGTTGATGCTGAATTGACCCATGTAATTGATAATATGGTAAAAGTTATGTCATGGTATGATAATGAAATGGGATATTCCCAAAGAATGGTTGACCTTGCGGTATTAATTGGTTCAAAGCTATAA
- the secG gene encoding preprotein translocase subunit SecG, producing MTGLIIALHVIGCLFLIIVVLLQSGKGSDMGAAFGGGSNQTLFGSSGGGTFLGKLTTIVAALFMLTSIGLTYLNSGKKGTSSIIEKVDIPEVQETKSEPIATEGTDTDSVLPTSEEKKEVSEPVETKMPIAPIVEPKVETTETKENVTDNNQTETSTQEETPN from the coding sequence ATGACTGGTTTAATTATTGCGCTTCATGTAATTGGATGTTTATTTTTAATTATAGTTGTTCTTCTTCAATCCGGAAAAGGCTCAGATATGGGAGCGGCATTTGGAGGAGGCTCAAACCAAACACTTTTTGGAAGTAGTGGAGGTGGAACTTTCCTAGGAAAGTTAACAACTATAGTTGCAGCTTTATTTATGTTGACATCAATAGGTCTTACATATCTAAATTCTGGGAAAAAAGGAACAAGTTCGATAATAGAAAAAGTTGACATTCCTGAAGTTCAAGAGACTAAAAGCGAGCCTATTGCAACTGAAGGGACAGATACAGATTCTGTTCTTCCAACTTCTGAAGAAAAAAAAGAAGTTAGTGAGCCTGTTGAAACAAAAATGCCTATTGCTCCGATAGTAGAGCCAAAGGTGGAAACTACTGAAACTAAAGAAAATGTAACTGATAACAATCAAACGGAAACTTCAACCCAAGAAGAAACTCCGAATTAA
- a CDS encoding response regulator, with protein sequence MSKVIMTVDDSKSIRQMVSFTLKQEGYTVVEAIDGKDALEQINKTPVNMVITDLNMPKMDGIELIKSLRSEPKFKFMPIIMLTTESQASKKQEGKAAGATGWIVKPFKPEQLLAVIKKVLG encoded by the coding sequence ATGTCTAAAGTTATTATGACTGTAGATGATTCAAAAAGCATAAGACAAATGGTTAGTTTTACCCTAAAACAGGAAGGATATACGGTTGTAGAAGCTATAGACGGAAAGGATGCTTTAGAACAAATTAATAAAACTCCCGTTAATATGGTTATTACAGACTTAAATATGCCTAAAATGGATGGAATTGAACTGATTAAATCATTGAGGTCTGAACCTAAATTCAAGTTTATGCCAATTATTATGCTTACAACAGAATCTCAAGCATCAAAAAAACAAGAAGGCAAAGCTGCAGGAGCTACTGGCTGGATAGTAAAACCCTTTAAACCTGAACAATTATTAGCTGTTATAAAAAAAGTTCTTGGGTAA